The proteins below come from a single Crossiella sp. CA-258035 genomic window:
- a CDS encoding radical SAM protein, with amino-acid sequence MTTVALVEIHSWHSFLPLVSGYLQSYARQDEVVAQKYEFEILSRHTSDGRVALVAELAELDCDIYAFSCYIWNGKLVREVLEDLVRLRPNAQYLLGGPQVMNHGEDYIPPGAHNVAVCNGEGEITFQEYLRELANESPDLGKVPGLSFRRDGRVTTTLPAARIKELTEVPSPFVANLFTDSTYHVAVLETNRGCPFRCGFCYWGAATNDKVHRFEMDRVKADIEWIAKNNIYAVMIADANWGLSARDVELTEYIVECKEKYGFPYWVTIQSAKNSPERVSKIVDILLRGGLITRQPISLQSVSDEALTLIERKNIKRETYSELQRDLRARNIPSFIELIWPLPGETLGSYVDGIVQLCRTGADMINVYPQLLLHNTPIYEQRELFGVHTERVPNPVGEAELVVRTKWVNREQYDEGVWFWYALLSVYDSRGLFFVSSYLDRKGIMSFDELFWAVVAFYREHQEYELARYIKRSVETLDHYEYSNGGMVAHQIQHSHRQEADRLMHEFASAQPWWSDPTVRALFELDMVARPYPYIEPVQEPGVPLKEMNIFEMGEHHVTVDLPPHLVAELVERELLDDPSAHRVRLDFTGKNKQVCTDENDSLANGLYCANLLEQMLDMLPEYQVCDTALTGDAR; translated from the coding sequence ATGACAACCGTGGCGCTAGTGGAGATCCACTCCTGGCACAGCTTCCTCCCGCTGGTATCCGGATACCTCCAGAGTTACGCCCGACAGGACGAGGTGGTCGCACAGAAGTACGAGTTCGAGATCCTTTCCCGGCACACCTCGGACGGCCGGGTGGCGCTGGTGGCCGAGCTGGCCGAGCTGGACTGCGACATCTACGCGTTCAGCTGCTACATCTGGAACGGCAAGCTGGTGCGCGAGGTGCTGGAGGACCTGGTGCGCCTGCGGCCCAACGCGCAGTACCTGCTGGGCGGCCCGCAGGTGATGAACCACGGCGAGGACTACATCCCGCCGGGCGCGCACAACGTGGCGGTGTGCAACGGCGAAGGCGAGATCACCTTCCAGGAGTACCTGCGTGAACTGGCGAACGAGTCGCCGGACCTGGGCAAGGTGCCGGGGCTGAGCTTCCGCCGGGACGGCCGGGTGACCACCACCCTGCCGGCCGCGCGGATCAAGGAGCTCACCGAGGTGCCGAGCCCGTTCGTGGCCAACCTGTTCACCGACTCGACCTACCACGTGGCGGTGCTGGAGACCAACCGCGGCTGCCCGTTCCGCTGCGGGTTCTGCTACTGGGGCGCGGCCACCAACGACAAGGTGCACCGCTTCGAGATGGACCGGGTCAAGGCCGACATCGAGTGGATCGCCAAGAACAACATCTACGCGGTCATGATCGCCGATGCCAACTGGGGCCTGTCCGCACGCGATGTGGAGCTGACCGAGTACATCGTGGAGTGCAAGGAGAAGTACGGGTTCCCGTACTGGGTGACCATCCAGTCGGCCAAGAACAGCCCGGAGCGGGTGTCCAAGATCGTGGACATCCTGTTGCGCGGTGGGCTGATCACCCGCCAGCCGATCTCCCTGCAGAGCGTCAGCGACGAGGCGCTCACCCTGATCGAGCGCAAGAACATCAAGCGGGAGACCTACTCCGAGCTCCAGCGCGACCTGCGGGCCAGGAACATCCCCTCCTTCATCGAGCTGATCTGGCCGCTGCCCGGGGAGACCCTGGGGTCCTATGTGGACGGAATCGTGCAGCTGTGCCGCACCGGCGCCGACATGATCAACGTGTACCCGCAGCTGTTGCTGCACAACACGCCGATCTACGAGCAGCGCGAGCTCTTCGGCGTGCACACCGAGCGGGTGCCCAACCCGGTCGGCGAGGCCGAGCTGGTGGTGCGCACCAAGTGGGTCAACCGGGAGCAGTACGACGAGGGCGTGTGGTTCTGGTACGCGCTGCTGTCGGTCTACGACTCGCGCGGGCTGTTCTTCGTCTCCAGCTACCTGGACCGCAAGGGCATCATGTCCTTCGACGAGCTGTTCTGGGCGGTGGTGGCCTTCTACCGGGAACACCAGGAGTACGAGCTCGCCCGCTACATCAAGCGCTCGGTGGAGACCCTGGACCACTACGAGTACAGCAACGGCGGCATGGTGGCCCACCAGATCCAGCACAGCCACCGGCAGGAGGCGGACCGGCTGATGCACGAGTTCGCCTCGGCGCAGCCGTGGTGGTCGGACCCGACCGTGCGCGCGCTGTTCGAGCTGGACATGGTGGCCCGGCCCTACCCCTACATCGAACCGGTGCAGGAACCGGGAGTTCCGTTGAAGGAGATGAACATCTTCGAGATGGGCGAGCACCACGTGACCGTGGACCTGCCGCCGCACCTGGTCGCCGAGCTGGTCGAGCGCGAACTGCTGGACGATCCCTCGGCACACCGGGTGCGCCTGGACTTCACCGGGAAGAACAAGCAGGTCTGCACGGATGAGAACGACTCGCTCGCCAACGGCCTGTACTGCGCCAACTTGCTGGAGCAGATGCTGGACATGCTGCCCGAGTACCAGGTCTGTGACACCGCACTGACGGGAGACGCCCGATGA
- a CDS encoding cytochrome P450, producing MTADPATEARAFPFSAEGLRLDPLYQRLRQEEPVLKVRLPFGEQAWLVTRYQDAKLVLVDPRFSRAAMHGRDVPRSMPYNSTTGIVTMDPPQHSRVRTLVARAFTQRRAEALRPRAIEVAEELLDEMLAAGPAQDLVARYSLPLTNTLISEVLGIPREDQDQFREWSDMALSAAVSPEESERVAGQMWDYLETFLRRRRSERTDDVLGAMVTKGEDELPEHELIMLAMTVLVAGYETTASHIPNFAYVLLTDQPLLDSLRADRELIPAAVEELLRWVPLEAGAGLPRYATEDIEIGGVLIRAGEPVLVDPAAANHDPAVFACPEKVDFHRVDNPHLAFSHGPHHCLGASVARMVLQVALDRLLLRLPDLRLAVPEDQLAWKSQMLIRGLTALPVTWTAATSPPNRPVPAR from the coding sequence ATGACCGCCGATCCCGCGACCGAGGCGCGGGCCTTCCCGTTCTCCGCGGAGGGCCTGCGCCTGGATCCGCTCTACCAGCGCCTGCGCCAGGAGGAGCCGGTGCTGAAGGTGCGGCTGCCCTTCGGCGAGCAGGCCTGGCTGGTGACCCGCTACCAGGACGCGAAACTCGTGCTGGTGGACCCCCGGTTCTCCAGGGCGGCCATGCACGGCCGCGACGTGCCGCGCTCCATGCCCTACAACTCCACCACCGGCATCGTCACCATGGACCCGCCGCAGCACAGCCGGGTGCGCACGCTGGTGGCCCGCGCCTTCACCCAGCGCCGCGCGGAAGCCTTGCGCCCCAGGGCGATCGAGGTCGCCGAGGAGCTACTGGACGAGATGCTGGCGGCGGGGCCGGCGCAGGACCTCGTTGCGCGGTACTCACTTCCGCTGACCAACACGCTGATCTCGGAGGTGCTGGGCATCCCCCGGGAGGACCAGGACCAGTTCCGCGAGTGGTCGGACATGGCGCTCTCGGCCGCGGTCAGCCCGGAGGAGTCCGAGCGGGTGGCCGGCCAGATGTGGGACTACCTGGAGACCTTCCTGCGCCGTCGCCGCAGCGAGCGGACCGACGACGTGCTCGGCGCGATGGTCACCAAGGGCGAGGACGAGCTGCCCGAGCACGAGCTGATCATGCTGGCGATGACCGTGCTGGTGGCCGGGTACGAGACCACCGCCTCGCACATCCCCAACTTCGCCTACGTGCTGCTGACCGACCAGCCGCTGCTGGACTCCCTGCGCGCGGACCGGGAGCTGATCCCGGCCGCGGTGGAGGAGCTGCTGCGCTGGGTGCCGCTGGAGGCGGGCGCCGGGCTGCCCCGGTACGCCACCGAGGACATCGAGATCGGCGGCGTGCTGATCAGGGCGGGGGAGCCGGTGCTGGTCGATCCGGCCGCAGCCAACCACGATCCGGCCGTGTTCGCCTGCCCGGAGAAGGTGGACTTCCACCGGGTGGACAACCCGCACCTGGCCTTCAGCCACGGCCCGCACCACTGCCTGGGCGCCTCGGTGGCCCGGATGGTGTTGCAGGTCGCGCTGGACCGGCTGCTGCTGCGGCTGCCGGACCTCCGGCTGGCGGTGCCGGAGGACCAGCTGGCCTGGAAGTCGCAGATGCTCATCCGCGGGCTGACGGCGCTGCCGGTGACCTGGACGGCGGCCACCAGTCCACCGAACCGTCCAGTGCCCGCGCGGTGA
- a CDS encoding FAD-dependent monooxygenase: MTPHAVIAGAGVAGLTSAVALHQNGWRVSVFDRAPVLEPLGAGLGLTPNALRALDVLGLGDAVRERGAVQETGGIRRPDGRWLARSDLAFIRARFGDPVVGLHRRDIITMLAEALPAGSLRTGVTVTSATRDGVVHTSEGELGADLVVAADGIGSRLRTALFPAHPGPVYAGYTSWRMVVPVPDYLVEATETWGRGTRFGLMHLPDGLLHLSANSVAPPRERERDERQAVLRRFGHWHAPIPELLAAVQPGQVLHHDVAELATPLPAFHSGRIVLVGDAAHAMTPNIGPACLAMEDAVTLGLLLPADRVSDLDSALAEYTALRLPRAVALARRSRRVGLAGQWTWPPAVAARNLGIRFGGLLPASVTARALDGSVDWWPPSRSPAAPSARG, translated from the coding sequence ATGACCCCGCACGCGGTGATCGCCGGGGCGGGGGTGGCGGGGCTGACCAGTGCGGTGGCCCTGCACCAGAACGGCTGGCGGGTGAGCGTGTTCGACCGGGCGCCGGTGCTGGAACCGCTCGGCGCGGGTCTCGGCCTGACGCCGAACGCGTTGCGCGCCTTGGACGTGCTCGGTCTCGGCGACGCGGTGCGCGAGCGCGGGGCGGTGCAGGAGACCGGGGGCATCCGGCGGCCGGACGGGCGCTGGCTGGCCCGCTCCGACCTGGCCTTCATCCGGGCCCGCTTCGGCGATCCGGTGGTGGGCCTGCACCGCAGGGACATCATCACGATGCTGGCCGAGGCCTTGCCCGCCGGGTCGCTGCGCACCGGGGTGACGGTGACCTCGGCGACCCGGGACGGGGTGGTGCACACCAGCGAAGGCGAGCTGGGCGCGGATCTGGTGGTGGCCGCCGACGGGATCGGCTCCAGGCTGCGGACTGCGCTGTTCCCGGCGCACCCCGGGCCGGTCTACGCCGGGTACACCAGCTGGCGGATGGTGGTGCCGGTGCCGGACTACCTGGTCGAGGCCACCGAGACCTGGGGCCGGGGCACCCGCTTCGGCTTGATGCACCTGCCGGACGGGTTGCTGCACCTGTCCGCGAACTCCGTTGCCCCGCCGAGGGAACGGGAGCGGGACGAGCGTCAGGCGGTGCTGCGGCGGTTCGGGCACTGGCACGCGCCGATCCCCGAGCTGCTGGCCGCGGTGCAGCCGGGACAGGTGCTGCACCACGACGTGGCCGAGCTGGCCACGCCGCTGCCCGCGTTCCACAGTGGACGGATCGTGCTGGTCGGTGACGCCGCGCATGCCATGACCCCCAACATCGGACCGGCCTGCCTGGCCATGGAGGACGCGGTCACCCTCGGCCTGCTGCTGCCCGCCGACCGGGTGTCCGATCTGGACAGTGCGCTGGCGGAGTACACCGCGCTGCGGCTGCCCAGGGCGGTGGCGCTGGCCCGGCGGTCCCGGCGGGTCGGCCTGGCCGGGCAGTGGACCTGGCCGCCCGCGGTGGCCGCGCGGAACCTGGGCATCCGGTTCGGCGGGCTGCTGCCCGCCTCGGTCACCGCGCGGGCACTGGACGGTTCGGTGGACTGGTGGCCGCCGTCCAGGTCACCGGCAGCGCCGTCAGCCCGCGGATGA
- a CDS encoding UbiA family prenyltransferase → MNARRTLLAHLEICRPDSMFYAGLVGLAGAVLAARLNQTDPETWRLFAAWAAPTFGWIASLYGGDYFDRELDATAKPHRPIPSGRMSARTAFTGMVLTIGLGLVFAVALTPLNLALGVVAVVTGVSYSRTFKARGLAGNLMRGVPTALAFLVGTTASGPVPPWELLPLALAFWVHDSASNLVGALCDRDSDREGGYRTYPVRYGDGSTLRMLTVLNGVWIALAVGWPLALDTSALELSLLWPFLLLALPLCWTCFLMLARAARPIPRLAALRAHEVLVGERLVLACGFIALGGGLVLALAVLVPAAVLTAAARSVMRRRDHPSLAR, encoded by the coding sequence GTGAACGCCCGACGAACCCTGCTCGCCCACCTGGAGATCTGCCGCCCGGACTCGATGTTCTACGCGGGCCTGGTCGGCCTGGCCGGCGCGGTGCTGGCCGCCCGGCTCAACCAGACCGACCCGGAGACCTGGCGGCTGTTCGCCGCCTGGGCCGCCCCCACCTTCGGCTGGATCGCCTCCCTCTACGGCGGCGACTACTTCGACCGGGAGCTGGACGCCACCGCGAAACCCCATCGCCCCATCCCGTCCGGCCGGATGAGTGCCCGGACCGCGTTCACCGGCATGGTGCTCACGATCGGGCTCGGACTGGTGTTCGCGGTGGCGCTGACCCCGCTGAACCTGGCGCTGGGGGTGGTCGCCGTGGTCACCGGGGTTTCCTACAGCCGGACGTTCAAGGCCCGCGGCCTGGCGGGCAACCTCATGCGCGGCGTCCCGACAGCGCTGGCCTTCCTGGTGGGGACCACGGCGAGCGGTCCGGTGCCGCCGTGGGAACTGCTGCCGCTGGCACTGGCGTTCTGGGTGCACGACTCCGCGTCCAATCTGGTGGGGGCGCTGTGTGATCGGGACAGCGACCGGGAGGGTGGCTACCGGACGTATCCGGTGCGGTACGGGGACGGCTCGACGCTGCGCATGCTGACTGTCCTCAATGGAGTGTGGATCGCGTTGGCCGTCGGCTGGCCACTGGCCCTGGACACCTCGGCGCTGGAGCTGTCCCTGCTGTGGCCCTTCCTGCTGCTCGCCCTGCCGCTGTGCTGGACCTGCTTCCTGATGCTGGCGCGTGCCGCCCGCCCCATCCCCCGGCTGGCCGCCCTGCGCGCCCACGAGGTGCTGGTGGGGGAGCGCCTGGTGCTGGCCTGCGGGTTCATCGCGCTGGGCGGCGGCCTGGTGCTGGCCCTGGCGGTGCTGGTCCCGGCCGCCGTCCTGACCGCCGCGGCCAGGTCGGTGATGCGCAGACGGGACCACCCCAGCCTGGCCCGCTAG
- a CDS encoding cytochrome P450 translates to MGAPPFPFARPSVTEPPVEYARLRAQEPVSRVTTNSGEPAWLVTRYEDVRFVLSDLRFGVRAPGAAAATEDSLFQDPPGHTRLRRLVSKAFTVRGVEALRPKVQALAKQLAGDLRAAGPPADLVEIFAFPMSIGVITELLGVPVVDQADFRRWSEAILSLDAFSQEEVMAAGKSLDEYCAGLIADKQRNPGPDLLSDLIAVREQDNDRLNDRELLTMAESILIAGYVTAGNTIGLGALTLLTHPEDYQALVDDPELVPGAIEEILRYASEIGGLVRIAQDDVRIGEVLIKAGDMVIAPPACANRDERRFPNPGRFDRTRPGNLHLAFGHGVHHCLGAAVGRLELQVAFTELATSFPGLRLAVPVEELPQRAGLLDQGPSALPVAW, encoded by the coding sequence ATGGGGGCACCGCCCTTCCCGTTCGCCCGCCCGTCCGTCACCGAACCGCCGGTGGAGTACGCGCGGCTGCGCGCGCAGGAGCCGGTCAGCCGGGTCACCACCAACTCCGGGGAACCGGCCTGGCTGGTCACCCGCTACGAGGACGTCCGGTTCGTGCTCTCCGACCTGCGCTTCGGCGTGCGCGCCCCGGGCGCGGCCGCGGCCACCGAGGACTCGCTGTTCCAGGACCCGCCGGGGCACACCCGGCTGCGCCGCCTGGTGTCCAAGGCCTTCACCGTGCGCGGGGTGGAAGCCTTGCGCCCCAAGGTGCAGGCCCTGGCCAAGCAGCTGGCCGGTGACCTGCGCGCGGCCGGTCCGCCCGCCGACCTGGTGGAGATCTTCGCCTTCCCCATGTCCATCGGGGTGATCACCGAGCTGCTCGGCGTGCCCGTGGTCGACCAGGCCGACTTCCGGCGCTGGTCGGAGGCGATCCTCTCGCTGGACGCCTTCAGCCAGGAGGAGGTGATGGCCGCGGGCAAGAGCCTGGACGAGTACTGCGCCGGGCTGATCGCGGACAAGCAGCGCAACCCGGGGCCTGACCTGCTCAGCGACCTGATCGCGGTGCGTGAGCAGGACAACGACCGGCTCAACGACCGGGAGCTGCTCACCATGGCGGAGAGCATCCTGATCGCCGGGTACGTCACCGCGGGCAACACCATCGGCCTGGGCGCGCTCACCCTGCTCACCCACCCCGAGGACTACCAGGCCCTGGTGGACGACCCGGAGCTGGTGCCGGGCGCGATCGAGGAGATCCTGCGCTACGCCTCGGAGATCGGCGGCCTGGTCCGGATCGCGCAGGACGACGTGCGCATCGGCGAGGTGCTGATCAAGGCCGGGGACATGGTGATCGCGCCACCGGCCTGCGCCAACCGGGACGAGCGCCGCTTCCCCAACCCCGGCCGGTTCGACCGCACCCGCCCCGGCAACCTGCACCTGGCCTTCGGGCACGGCGTGCACCACTGCCTCGGCGCCGCGGTGGGGCGGCTGGAGCTCCAGGTGGCCTTCACCGAGCTGGCCACCAGCTTTCCCGGGCTGCGCCTGGCCGTGCCGGTGGAGGAGCTGCCGCAGCGGGCCGGACTGCTCGACCAGGGACCCAGCGCGCTGCCGGTGGCCTGGTGA
- a CDS encoding cytochrome P450 — protein sequence MSAPERAPAVSLPLAQPSITEPPAEYARLQAECPVARVVTENGTHAWMVTRYEDVRFVLADPRFSIRFAGAASDNAEDAPEESLFQDPPGHSRLRRLVGRAFTARRMADLRPAVRRTAERLAAEMADDYPPAELVSDFAFPLSINVISELLGVPTPDRADFRAWSEAVISLTAHTPEEIGAAWNNLQGYVAELIEAKRRDPGSDLMSALIAVRDNEDDKLSTGELRTMAVTLLVAGHVSTVNAITMGMLTLLTNRAQYDRLVADPGLIEGAVEEILRCQFGKRGLMRIAKDDVQVGEALIRKGDTVFAELGAANVDASLFPEPARFDITRPENPHLAFGHGIHHCLGAALGRMELHVTLEVLSSAFPLMRTVLPVERIPLRTGLLDQSPAALLVTW from the coding sequence ATGAGCGCACCCGAGCGGGCCCCCGCTGTGTCCCTGCCCCTGGCCCAGCCCTCGATCACCGAGCCACCAGCGGAGTACGCCCGGCTGCAGGCGGAGTGCCCGGTGGCCAGGGTGGTCACCGAGAACGGCACGCACGCCTGGATGGTGACCCGGTACGAGGACGTGCGCTTCGTGCTGGCCGACCCCAGGTTCAGCATCCGCTTCGCCGGCGCGGCCAGTGACAACGCCGAGGATGCTCCCGAGGAGTCGCTGTTCCAGGACCCGCCAGGGCACAGCCGGTTGCGCCGACTGGTCGGCCGGGCGTTCACCGCCCGCCGGATGGCCGACCTGCGGCCCGCGGTGCGGCGCACCGCCGAACGGCTGGCCGCGGAGATGGCCGATGACTACCCGCCCGCTGAGCTGGTCAGTGACTTCGCCTTCCCGTTGTCCATCAACGTGATCAGCGAGCTGCTCGGCGTGCCCACTCCGGACCGGGCGGACTTCCGCGCCTGGTCCGAGGCGGTGATCAGCCTGACCGCGCACACCCCTGAGGAGATCGGCGCGGCCTGGAACAACCTCCAGGGTTATGTGGCCGAGCTGATCGAGGCCAAGCGCCGCGACCCCGGCAGCGACCTGATGAGCGCGCTGATCGCGGTGCGGGACAACGAGGACGACAAGCTCAGCACCGGCGAGCTGCGCACCATGGCGGTCACCCTGCTGGTGGCCGGGCACGTCAGCACGGTCAACGCGATCACCATGGGCATGCTCACCCTGCTCACCAACCGCGCCCAGTACGACCGCCTGGTGGCCGATCCCGGGCTGATCGAGGGCGCGGTGGAGGAGATCCTGCGCTGCCAGTTCGGCAAACGCGGCCTGATGCGCATCGCCAAGGACGACGTCCAGGTCGGCGAGGCGCTGATCCGCAAGGGCGACACCGTCTTCGCCGAGCTGGGCGCGGCCAACGTCGACGCCAGCCTGTTCCCCGAACCGGCCCGGTTCGACATCACCCGGCCGGAGAACCCGCACCTGGCGTTCGGCCACGGCATCCACCACTGCCTCGGCGCCGCGCTGGGGCGGATGGAACTGCACGTGACGCTGGAAGTGCTCAGCTCGGCCTTCCCGCTGATGCGCACCGTGCTGCCGGTGGAGCGGATCCCGCTGCGCACCGGCCTGCTCGACCAGAGCCCCGCCGCCCTGCTCGTGACCTGGTAA
- a CDS encoding KedN5 family methylcobalamin-dependent radical SAM C-methyltransferase, which translates to MTRRQVWLIQQGIWEMALESMPLAAGYLKATALQDEKLAANFDIKIINFDGGKTLFGMASELFAGEAPDIIAFSVLGWNFRSFAALAETYKQLKPDGWVVFGGNHVANQAKRVFGMFPDVDIVVNGEGEFTFCDLLHAHLDGKARNELGGILGISFQSGHGGYVTTEERPRIEDLDAIASPVLTGTLELTDDEGNFRYDVALMETNRGCPYRCSFCYWGGAVGQRVRAFSRERLRQEVELFAKHKVHTIVMCDANFGMLPIDLEFVEDVIEIRQRLGFPKSIETSWAKNKSKLFYQIVSAMKEAGLHSSFTLALQTLNPDALEGMQRRNMKVNDWESLAEWLGKEGMACYAELIWGAPGETVESFMEGYDRLANHVSRVAVYPMLILPNTAYAEKRAEHGLITVRGNNDDFMYLIAHNTMTPQDNRYMHRFIFFSRLVAENPVFRFLWGPLRELGGLTQSETIRSLIDWFERSTDPAAEPFQHGLNSSFTDSDVLGPVVEYVYGTVEAKEELRRWWRESMLPRVPSEHVALLDNAFEYDLLTLPAYSSPGREPSPLYANETLPLVEVEGDMFHVRHNVTIACDVPAMCLALRRGESYAHTVGEQETSLYYKAGARNFVTSTNHEEIVYYMGRLAREMFSDNRRGVVSHD; encoded by the coding sequence ATGACGCGGAGACAGGTGTGGTTGATCCAGCAGGGCATCTGGGAGATGGCCCTGGAGTCCATGCCGCTGGCTGCCGGCTATCTCAAGGCGACCGCGCTGCAGGACGAGAAGCTGGCCGCGAACTTCGACATCAAGATCATCAACTTTGACGGTGGCAAGACGCTGTTCGGCATGGCCAGCGAGCTCTTCGCCGGCGAGGCCCCGGACATCATCGCCTTCTCGGTGCTGGGCTGGAACTTCCGCTCCTTCGCCGCGCTGGCCGAGACCTACAAGCAGCTCAAGCCGGACGGCTGGGTGGTCTTCGGCGGCAACCACGTGGCCAACCAGGCCAAACGGGTCTTCGGCATGTTCCCGGACGTGGACATCGTGGTCAACGGCGAGGGCGAGTTCACCTTCTGCGACCTGCTGCACGCGCACCTGGACGGCAAGGCGCGCAACGAGCTCGGCGGCATCCTGGGCATCTCCTTCCAGAGCGGCCACGGTGGGTACGTCACCACCGAGGAACGGCCGCGGATCGAGGACCTGGACGCCATCGCCTCCCCGGTGCTCACCGGCACCCTGGAGCTCACCGACGACGAGGGCAACTTCCGCTACGACGTGGCGCTGATGGAGACCAACCGCGGCTGCCCCTACCGCTGCTCCTTCTGCTACTGGGGCGGCGCGGTCGGCCAGCGGGTGCGGGCCTTCTCCAGGGAACGGCTGCGCCAGGAGGTGGAGCTCTTCGCCAAGCACAAGGTGCACACCATCGTCATGTGCGACGCCAACTTCGGCATGCTGCCCATCGACCTGGAGTTCGTCGAGGACGTCATCGAGATCCGGCAGCGGCTCGGCTTCCCCAAGAGCATCGAGACCTCCTGGGCCAAGAACAAGTCCAAGCTGTTCTACCAGATCGTCAGCGCGATGAAGGAAGCCGGACTGCACAGCTCGTTCACCCTGGCCCTGCAGACCCTCAACCCGGACGCGCTGGAGGGCATGCAGCGGCGCAACATGAAGGTCAACGACTGGGAGAGCCTGGCCGAATGGCTCGGCAAGGAAGGCATGGCCTGCTACGCCGAGCTGATCTGGGGCGCGCCGGGGGAGACCGTGGAGTCCTTCATGGAGGGCTACGACCGGCTGGCCAACCACGTCTCCAGGGTCGCGGTCTACCCGATGCTGATCCTGCCCAACACCGCGTATGCGGAGAAGCGGGCCGAACACGGGCTGATCACGGTGCGCGGCAACAACGACGACTTCATGTACCTGATCGCGCACAACACGATGACCCCGCAGGACAACCGGTACATGCACCGGTTCATCTTCTTCTCCAGGCTGGTCGCGGAGAACCCGGTGTTCCGGTTCCTCTGGGGACCGCTGCGCGAGCTCGGCGGGCTCACCCAGTCCGAGACGATCCGCTCGCTGATCGACTGGTTCGAGCGCAGCACCGACCCGGCGGCCGAGCCGTTCCAGCACGGGCTGAACAGCTCCTTCACCGACTCCGACGTGCTGGGCCCGGTGGTGGAGTACGTCTACGGCACGGTGGAGGCCAAGGAGGAGCTGCGCCGCTGGTGGCGTGAGTCGATGCTGCCCAGGGTGCCGAGTGAGCACGTGGCCCTGCTGGACAACGCCTTCGAGTACGACCTGCTCACCCTGCCCGCCTATTCCAGCCCCGGCCGGGAGCCCTCACCGTTGTACGCCAACGAGACCCTGCCGCTGGTGGAGGTCGAGGGCGACATGTTCCACGTGCGGCACAACGTGACCATCGCCTGCGACGTGCCCGCGATGTGCCTGGCGCTGCGGCGCGGGGAGTCCTACGCGCACACCGTGGGGGAGCAGGAGACCTCGCTGTACTACAAGGCCGGCGCCCGCAACTTCGTCACCTCCACCAACCACGAGGAGATCGTCTACTACATGGGCAGGCTGGCGCGAGAGATGTTCAGTGACAACCGGAGAGGCGTGGTGTCCCATGACTGA
- a CDS encoding class I SAM-dependent methyltransferase translates to MTDRYSYMAQYHELFALPYKEPTQRAVAKAVADCANGVLEMGAGTGLVTETIADACPGEVFAVEPAAPMRAVLMSRLARRPDLQRRVTVLPQDAVTVKLPVKVDAVVLISMLLCFSPERRAQLWRVCRESLNPGGLLVQDRPEPATADPIAPAAGSLQVGRARYDIEYAGVPAGDGVLRLSWSYRITVCDEEGIEEREEIDAYPISEEELNAELDEAGFERADAPDGLLGWRLR, encoded by the coding sequence ATGACTGACCGCTATTCCTACATGGCCCAGTACCACGAGCTCTTCGCCTTGCCGTACAAGGAGCCCACCCAGCGCGCGGTGGCCAAGGCGGTGGCCGACTGCGCCAACGGCGTGCTGGAGATGGGCGCGGGCACCGGCCTGGTCACCGAGACCATCGCCGATGCCTGCCCCGGCGAGGTCTTCGCGGTGGAACCGGCCGCGCCGATGCGCGCGGTGCTGATGTCCCGGCTGGCCCGCAGGCCCGACCTGCAACGGCGGGTCACCGTGCTGCCGCAGGACGCGGTGACGGTGAAGCTGCCGGTGAAGGTGGACGCGGTGGTGCTGATCAGCATGCTGCTCTGCTTCTCCCCGGAACGCCGCGCCCAGCTGTGGCGGGTCTGCCGCGAGTCGCTCAACCCCGGCGGCCTGCTGGTGCAGGACCGGCCCGAACCCGCCACCGCCGACCCGATCGCGCCGGCCGCGGGCAGCCTCCAGGTGGGCCGGGCCCGCTACGACATCGAGTACGCGGGCGTGCCCGCCGGTGACGGCGTGCTGCGGCTGAGCTGGTCCTACCGGATCACCGTGTGCGATGAGGAGGGCATCGAGGAGCGGGAGGAGATCGACGCCTACCCGATCAGCGAGGAGGAGCTCAACGCCGAGCTGGACGAGGCCGGGTTCGAGCGTGCCGACGCCCCCGACGGGCTGCTCGGCTGGCGCCTGCGATGA